One window of Misgurnus anguillicaudatus chromosome 13, ASM2758022v2, whole genome shotgun sequence genomic DNA carries:
- the rpl10 gene encoding large ribosomal subunit protein uL16, with translation MGRRPARCYRYCKNKPYPKSRFCRGVPDPKIRIFDLGRKKAKVDEFPLCGHMVSDEYEQLSSEALEAARICANKYMVKTCGKDGFHIRVRLHPFHVIRINKMLSCAGADRLQTGMRGAFGKPQGTVARVRIGQVIMSVRTKASNKEHVIEALRRAKFKFPGRQKIHISKKYGFTKFNATDFDEMLAEKRVIPDGCGVKYIPNRGPLSRWKAIYAN, from the exons ATGGGCCGCCGTCCAGCCCGTTG CTACCGCTATTGTAAAAACAAGCCTTACCCCAAATCCCGTTTCTGTCGAGGTGTGCCTG ATCCCAAGATCAGGATCTTCGACTTGGGCAGGAAGAAGGCTAAGGTGGATGAGTTCCCTCTGTGCGGTCACATGGTGTCTGATGAATATGAGCAGCTGTCCAGTGAAG CTCTCGAGGCTGCCCGTATCTGTGCTAACAAGTACATGGTGAAGACCTGCGGTAAAGATGGTTTCCACATCCGTGTGCGCCTGCACCCCTTCCATGTTATCCGCATCAACAAAATGTTATCCTGTGCTGGAGCTGATAG GCTCCAGACTGGAATGCGTGGTGCTTTCGGAAAGCCCCAGGGCACAGTGGCTCGTGTGCGCATTGGCCAGGTGATCATGTCTGTGCGCACAAAGGCCAGTAACAAGGAACACGTGATCGAGGCTCTGAGGAGAGCCAAGTTCAAGTTCCCAGGCCGTCAGAAG ATCCACATCTCCAAGAAGTATGGATTCACAAAGTTCAATGCCACTGACTTTGATGAAATGCTGGCAGAGAAGCGTGTGATTCCTGATGGTTGTGGGGTGAAGTACATCCCAAACCGTGGACCTCTGAGTCGCTGGAAGGCCATCTACGCCAACTAA
- the dnase1l1 gene encoding deoxyribonuclease-1-like 1, whose amino-acid sequence MTTDLRLLLLTISVLSGPLSCYGFKICAFNVKSFGESKSLNSQIMGSLARIVSRCDICLLQEVRDQKKNAIPRLIAAVNRLDRDNDYAYVASGRLGRTPTYQEQYVFVYRKSTAKLKNQYQYPDAQRGDVDAFSREPFIVHFEAPKTMAKDIVLIPQHTTPSNATKEIDELYDVFMDIKERWKIEKVMFLGDFNAACGYVAKKNRKNIRLYSDPSFIWLINDNVDTTVKESTDCAYDRIVVYGEPFLRLIEPLSAQPFKFSKEFHLTEAQALEVSDHYPIEVTLKTQKSLFQSRSGKASCPLPAALLLNILLLLQVL is encoded by the exons ATGACAACAGATCTCAGACTTCTGCTTCTAACCATCTCCGTTCTGTCCGGCCCACTGAGCTGCTATggattcaaaatatgtgcctttAATGTCAAGAGTTTTGGAGAAAGTAAATCACTCAATTCCCAAATCATGGGTTCTCTAGCACGG atTGTATCTCGTTGTGACATATGCTTGCTTCAGGAGGTCAGAGACCAGAAAAAGAACGCCATACCCCGCCTGATTGCTGCTGTCAACAG ACTTGACAGGGATAATGATTATGCCTATGTTGCAAGTGGGCGTCTCGGGAGAACACCAACCTATCAGGAgcaatatgtttttgtttacag GAAAAGCACAGCCAAGCTAAAGAATCAATATCAGTATCCAGATGCACAGAGAGGGGATGTAGATGCCTTCTCCAGAGAACCCTTTATAGTACATTTCGAAGCTcctaaa ACAATGGCGAAGGACATTGTATTAATCCCTCAGCACACCACTCCATCAAACGCCACCAAAGAGATCGATGAGCTTTATGATGTTTTCATGGATATTAAAGAGCGATGGAAAATTGAG AAAGTGATGTTTCTTGGAGACTTCAATGCAGCTTGTGGATACGTAGCTAAGAAGAACCGTAAGAACATCAGACTCTATTCTGACCCATCCTTCATCTGGCTTATTAACGATAATGTGGACACAACAGTAAAAGAGTCGACCGATTGTGCATATGACAG GATTGTTGTGTATGGAGAGCCATTCCTTAGATTAATTGAACCATTGTCAGCACAACCTTTCAAGTTTTCCAAAGAATTTCATCTTACAGAGGCTCAG GCTTTAGAGGTGAGTGATCACTACCCCATTGAAGTTACCCTGAAGACTCAGAAGTCACTGTTTCAATCGAGAAGCGGCAAAGCATCGTGTCCTCTGCCTGCAGCATTACTTCTCAACATTTTATTGCTACTGCAAGTATTATGA
- the ognb gene encoding osteoglycin, paralog b → MTCFVMVHPREALKSSRFVCSSTLLCPSFHFTQWSRATTVSPHKMMYLRILLFFFNVTWMFCETARNDKVVLKNREDHEELVLEKNTFMEQRKPKKKVIPTPDYANLDDTTDRPKAESPGADSKDDKELPTCLMCVCLTGSVYCEDISPDMTTVPPLPKETAYLYARFNKITKITGKDFGDIVTLKRIDLSGNLISEIEDGAFSKLTQLEELSLAENKLVKLPMLPPKLMSLNVNHNLLKTKGIKANSFKKLNKLAYLYLGDNALDFIPPLPESLRVVHLQNNNITTVTDETFCRGNTTAYIRHNIIEIRLDGNPIMLAQYPNSFICLRSLPIGNYK, encoded by the exons ATGACTTGTTTTGTAATGGTTCACCCCAGAGAAGCACTTAAAAGTTCTCGATTTGTCTGTTCTTCCACACTGCTCTGCCCCTCTTTCCACTTCACACAGTGGTCAAGGGCGACAACCGTTTCTCCTCACAAGATGATGTATCTGAGGATTCTGCTGTTTTTCTTTAATGTGACATGGATGTTTTGTGAGACGGCAAGAAATGATAAAGTGGTGCTTAAAAACAGAGAGGATCATGAAGAATTAGTCTTAGAGAAAAACACTTTCATGGAGCAAAGGAAACCAAAG AAAAAGGTCATTCCTACGCCAGACTATGCAAATCTAGATGATACAACTGACCGGCCAAAAGCTGAAAGTCCAGGAGCAGACAGTAAAGATGATAAAG AACTTCCTACCtgtttgatgtgtgtgtgtctcactgGATCAGTATACTGTGAGGATATTTCCCCAGACATGACAACAGTTCCACCTCTGCCAAAGGAAACTGCTTACCTCTATGCACGCTTCAACAAAATCACTAAAATAACCGGCAAAGACTTTGGTGATATTG TAACATTGAAAAGAATTGACCTATCTGGCAATCTGATCTCAGAAATAGAGGATGGAGCCTTTTCGAAACTCACTCAACTGGAGGAACTTTCATTAGCTGAGAACAAGCTGGTCAAACTGCCAATGTTGCCGCCAAAACTTATGTCTCTCAATGTCAATCATAATCTACTCAAAACCAAAGGAATAAAAGCAAACAGTTTCAag AAACTCAACAAGTTGGCTTATCTTTACCTTGGAGAtaatgcgctggatttcattccACCCCTGCCTGAAAGCCTGCGTGTAGTTCATCTACAG aacAACAACATAACAACAGTCACCGATGAGACTTTCTGCAGAGGAAACACCACAGCTTATATTAGGCACAACATAATTGAGATTCGACTTGATGGCAACCCTATAATGCTGGCCCAGTATCCCAACAGCTTCATCTGTCTGAGATCTCTACCCATTGGAAACTATAAGTGA
- the uqcc5 gene encoding ubiquinol-cytochrome c reductase complex assembly factor 5, whose amino-acid sequence MLRKSRNLKYILSLVPGKRRFGTYRFLPLFFCIGGVMEWIMINVRIGRETFYDVYRRKQSEREYQQKISEGLIVLTESDAK is encoded by the exons ATGCTTAGAAAAAGTCGAAacctaaaatatatattaagtCTCGTACCGGGAAAAAGACGATTTGGGACGTACCGGTTCCTGCCCTTGTTCTTTTGTATCGGGGGTGTTATGGAATGGATCATGATTAACGTGAGAATAGGAAGAGAAACATTTT ATGACGTCTACAGAAGAAAGCAGTCTGAGAGGGAATACCAACAGAAAATAAGTGAGGGTCTGATTGTCCTCACAGAATCTGATGCCAAATGA
- the kctd6b gene encoding BTB/POZ domain-containing protein KCTD6: MDNGDWGHRLAHPVTLNIGGHLYTTSISTLQRYPDSMLGAMFRGDFPTTRDAQGNYFIDRDGTLFRYILNFLRTSELTLPVDFTEIDLLRKEADFYQIEPLIQCLNDPKPLYPLDTFEQVVELSSTRKLSKYSNPVAVIITQLTITTKVHSLLEGISNNFTKWNKHMMDTRDCQVSFTFGPCDHHQEVSLRVHLMDYINKQGFTIRNTRVHHMSERANENTVEHHWTFCRLAYKVED, from the exons ATGGATAATGGGGACTGGGGGCATAGG TTGGCTCACCCAGTCACCTTAAATATTGGAGGTCACCTCTACACCACCTCTATCTCCACCCTTCAGCGTTACCCAGATTCCATGTTGGGTGCCATGTTCCGTGGTGACTTCCCCACCACACGGGACGCTCAGGGAAACTACTTCATAGATCGGGATGGGACACTTTTCCGCTACATATTAAACTTCCTACGCACTTCCGAGCTCACTCTCCCCGTCGACTTTACGGAGATAGACCTTTTGCGAAAAGAAGCTGACTTTTATCAGATTGAACCCTTAATCCAATGCCTCAATGACCCAAAGCCACTGTACCCACTGGACACTTTTGAACAGGTGGTGGAGTTGTCCAGCACGCGCAAGCTCTCCAAGTACTCAAACCCTGTCGCAGTTATCATTACGCAATTAACCATAACCACCAAGGTCCACTCACTGCTTGAGGGAATATCTAACAACTTCACCAAGTGGAACAAACACATGATGGACACCAGAGACTGCCAGGTGTCCTTCACTTTTGGACCGTGCGACCACCATCAAGAGGTGTCTTTAAGGGTCCACCTTATGGACTACATCAATAAACAGGGATTTACGATTCGAAACACGCGAGTGCATCACATGAGCGAACGTGCCAACGAAAACACAGTGGAGCATCACTGGACTTTCTGCAGACTAGCTTACAAAGTCGAGGATTGA